Proteins from one Mastacembelus armatus chromosome 16, fMasArm1.2, whole genome shotgun sequence genomic window:
- the kdf1a gene encoding keratinocyte differentiation factor 1 — MPGHSTGAPQASRHHKHHSSSSAAEKYRQVQTISRDSTTGQDPCKDPQEHHPDRSRYPDKYGRSRGHPQNGTGRGSETIGFIPGSANVAPASRHPCGSCAAVGWSSCKALICCVLTCGFYGSREPCLPVHESSTDHHSKTAGEPHPPNGMAVANPTCGVPLESNRSTKVSKLPTSDSFRYTDVRFAGQTVNYPVAAPKRTRTPGKGESQRPVSNTSLLSREDYDLDDLSDTGTDIDSLITKKLLELYALHQIDQLAKCTSDSSFSRKTYEISELIYSIAQDYNLEEQEAECKLVHGVIRISTRKGKRNKGHQSTGQRPNGRSNGTLPDSGNETMTNTFLSSDFPEVKVSEQTPSDELARKMRHHSGRMYSSSSTTAHHSYHHDTETDSSGAPLLL, encoded by the exons ATGCCTGGCCACAGCACAGGGGCCCCCCAGGCGTCCCGCCACCACAAACACCACAGCTCCAGCTCCGCGGCAGAAAAGTACAGGCAGGTCCAGACCATATCCAGAGACAGCACGACAGGCCAGGACCCCTGTAAGGATCCTCAGGAGCACCACCCTGATCGTTCCCGGTATCCAGACAAGTACGGTCGCAGCAGAGGGCACCCACAAAATGGCACGGGACGGGGCTCCGAGACTATAGGATTTATTCCCGGGTCAGCAAACGTTGCGCCTGCCAGCAGACATCCCTGTGGCTCCTGTGCTGCTGTGGGCTGGAGCAGCTGTAAGGCTCTTATTTGCTGTGTACTGACCTGTGGGTTTTATGGCAGTCGAGAGCCCTGCCTGCCAGTTCACGAGAGCTCCACAGACCATCACTCCAAAACAGCCGGAGAGCCTCACCCCCCTAATGGCATGGCTGTGGCCAACCCCACCTGTGGAGTCCCACTAGAGTCTAATAGGTCCACGAAAGTCTCCAAGTTGCCCACGAGCGACAGCTTCCGCTACACGGATGTACGCTTCGCAGGTCAGACAGTTAACTATCCTGTTGCTGCCCCTAAACGGACCCGTACACCTGGCAAGGGGGAAAGCCAGCGGCCAGTCAGCAACACCAGCCTGTTATCCCGGGAAGACTATGACTTGGACGACCTGAGTGACACAGGCACAGACATTGACTCTCTCATCACCAAGAAGCTGCTGGAGCTTTATGCCCTGCACCAGATAGACCAGCTGGCTAAGTGCACGTCCGACTCCTCTTTCTCACGCAAGACGTATGAGATCAGTGAACTCATCTACAGCATCGCTCAGGACTACAacctggaggagcaggaggccgAGTGCAAGCTGGTGCACGGGGTCATCCGCATCAGCACACGAAAGGGCAAGAGAAACAAGGGCCATCAGTCAACAGGGCAGCGTCCTAACGGGAGGAGCAATGGCACCCTCCCTGACAGTGGTAACGAGACCATGACCAACACCTTCTTGAGCAGTGACT TTCCAGAGGTTAAAGTGTCAGAGCAGACGCCATCAGATGAGCTGGCGAGGAAAATGAGACATCACAGCGGGAGAA TGTACTCTTCTAGCAGCACCACAGCTCATCACAGCTACCAtcatgacacagaaacagactctTCCGGTGCTCCTCTGCTTCTCTGA
- the LOC113122367 gene encoding transmembrane protein 222-like produces the protein MAEVDDIDMMINYHGDFLKSDRKSSRYPYCVVWTPIPILSWVLPFIGHMGICTSSGVIRDFAGSYFVSEDNMGFGRPTKYWKLDVDKVCGNGAATWDKAVHDASEEYKCRPHNLCFDNCHSHVAMALNLMRYNNSTSWNMVNLCALALVHGKHVSWVAFLKTWLPFVMLCGVLAMFILTFNLQ, from the exons ATGGCGGAGGTGGATGACATCGACATGATGATAAACTACCACGGAGATTTCCTAAAAAGCGACAGAAAAAGCAGCCGCTACCCTTATTGCGTCGTCTGGACACCCATCCCTATTTTATC GTGGGTGCTCCCCTTTATTGGCCACATGGGAATATGCACCTCTTCTGGAGTCATACGAGATTTTGCAGGGTCATACTTTGTCTCG GAGGACAACATGGGCTTTGGTAGACCAACAAA GTATTGGAAACTTGACGTGGACAAAGTCTGTGGTAATGGTGCTGCTACATGGGACAAAGCAGTGCATGATGCATCTGAGGAATACAAATGTAGGCCG cACAATCTGTGCTTTGATAACTGCCATTCCCACGTCGCCATGGCCCTCAACCTCATGCGCTACAACAACAGCACGTCTTGGAACATGGTGAATCTGTGCGCGCTGGCTCTGGTTCACGGGAAACACGTGAG CTGGGTCGCATTCCTCAAGACCTGGCTACCCTTCGTCATGCTGTGCGGAGTTCTTGCCATGTTTATCCTAACATTCAACCTACAGTGA
- the tpbg1a gene encoding trophoblast glycoprotein-like, whose protein sequence is MCIFAVLVFLAILCVPCQCLECPFGCECFGVTRTVKCVSKDLLTVPPSIPGYTRTVIITGNNIHQIAPDSFTELENVTNIILSNNRITEMASHSFSALINLRFLDLSGNQLALIHPEALSIPSSPLQELNLSRSLYNFTALTDLTTALRWGGLGGLLRLDLSGNRLSLLPPGMFSHLPSLQQLFLTNNSLVAVYSGTFSGMNRLEMLDLTHNSFTTFRADALQELEKLGNIHILLGNNPYACSCDIHNFVTWLNESRAQVDVDSVRCASPKGLTNIQLTGLSVQAIGCVAPVPAEMADITLQTSYVFLGLVLGFVGMVFLFVVYLNRKGMKKWINEMRDACRDVLEGYHYRFEIDSDPRLGQISAENSNGRTQGHSGIAFSQQLPNDTCIVQGPANRQAKQVTTSPPVKL, encoded by the exons ATGTGTATTTTTGCAGTCCTTGTGTTTTTGGCAATTCTTTGTGTACCATGTCAGTGCTTGGAGTGTCCTTTTGGCTGTGAGTGTTTCGGGGTCACTCGTACAGTGAAATGTGTTTCCAAGGATCTGCTCACGGTGCCACCAAGTATCCCAGGATACACAAGGACTGTCATTATCACAGGGAATAATATACACCAGATTGCACCTGATTCATTTACAGAGCTGGAGAATGTCACCAACATCATTTTGAGCAATAATAG GATTACAGAGATGGCATCCCACAGCTTCTCTGCTCTCATCAACCTGCGCTTCCTGGACCTCAGTGGGAACCAGCTGGCGCTCATCCATCCGGAGGCCCTCAGCATCCCCAGCAGTCCCCTTCAGGAGCTCAACCTGAGCCGCTCGCTGTACAACTTCACTGCCCTGACAGACCTCACCACGGCTCTTCGCTGGGGTGGCCTCGGGGGGCTCCTCCGCCTCGACCTCTCTGGGAATCGCCTCTCCCTGCTGCCCCCGGGGATGTTCTCCCACCTTCCCAGTCTGCAGCAGCTCTTCCTCACTAACAACTCTCTGGTGGCTGTCTACAGTGGGACCTTCTCTGGCATGAACCGTCTGGAGATGCTGGACCTTACGCACAACTCTTTCACGACATTCAGGGCTGATGCTCTCCAAGAGCTTGAGAAGCTTGGGAACATCCACATCCTTCTTGGTAACAACCCCTACGCTTGCTCTTGTGATATCCATAATTTTGTTACTTGGTTGAACGAATCGAGAGCACAGGTAGATGTGGACAGTGTGAGATGTGCCTCACCGAAAGGGTTAACTAACATCCAGCTGACAGGGCTCAGTGTCCAGGCCATTGGCTGCGTCGCTCCAGTCCCAGCAGAGATGGCTGACATCACCCTGCAAACATCCTATGTCTTCCTGGGGCTGGTGCTGGGGTTTGTGGGCATggtgtttctttttgtggtcTACCTGAATCGCAAAGGTATGAAGAAGTGGATCAACGAAATGAGAGATGCGTGTCGGGACGTTCTGGAGGGATATCACTACCGATTTGAGATCGACTCAGACCCTCGACTGGGGCAGATCTCAGCAGAAAACAGCAACGGCAGGACACAGGGACATTCAGGAATAGCTTTCTCACAGCAGCTGCCAAATGACACTTGTATTGTCCAGGGCCCAGCAAACAGACAGGCCAAACAGGTGACAACCTCCCCACCTGTGAAGTTATGA